The Taeniopygia guttata chromosome 27, bTaeGut7.mat, whole genome shotgun sequence region CTGAAGCCCCGCTACCGCACAGCGCTGCCCAACGTCACCTCCTGCGGCTCCAGCGCTGTGCCCGCGCCCTTCCAGCGCCTCACCCGCCTCCGCAGCCCCGAGGTGGCCATCCGGAGCTGCCTGGCCCCTTGCCCAGAGAGGGAAGTCCCAGAGGAGGGCGTGCAGTCCATCTCCAACATCATTTACAAGCTGGGCGAGAAGCCCGAgctgccccgtgtccccatccagTACCACAGGCAGCCCCCCAGGAGTGACCTGGTCATCCGGTGTCCGGGAGCGCGGCCGGAGCACGCCGTGGCCTGGGACAAGGGCTCCGTGCGCCTCTACCGCTCCCGCTACCTGCTGGGGGTCAGGAAGCACATGAGGCTCTTCATCGACCACGGGAACCACCTGCACCTCCAGCGGCTGCGCAGGAGGGACAAAGCCACCTACTTCTGCTGGCGGCAGGGCGAGCTGGTGGCCGGCTTCCAGCTCACTGTCACCTTCCAGCCCCGGCGCCAGCGCAGCCCCGCCGACCCCGAGTCGGTCTTCGTCATGAGGGCGGTGGGCATCAGCTTTGCCATCATCATCGGCATCTTCTTCCTCATCCACCTGTCCCACTGGAGCTCTCAGGTGTTCAGGAAAGTGGCCAAGTCATAGCAGCTCCCCCACAGGACACTTGGACACCTTGGGTCACCCTCACATGGGAAATTTCCAACGTGAGGAccattttcatatattttggTTTCAACGTTTTTTTTCAATGTTTAGTTTCAACcttttgaagggaaaagaattttttttcccccaaattatTCTGGTAATTTTCTTCAGAACTGCCTCTGCTTTTGAGGTCTTTTTAActcttccaactcagcacaGAACTGGGAGTCGGTATTTGTGCCTGACAGAGTTACCTTACACATCCCTCAAAGGTGGTGGCATCTCTGCAGGGTTTCAGCAGGGAGCAGGATGTGCCCTCCAGGCTCATCTCCTTTGTTTGAGGATATGACTTGAGGATTTCAGCATTCCCAAGGGAAATCCTCCTGTCTGGGTGTGCACTGTGGGTCCCAGCGATGCTCTGACACTTGAACCATGTAGATATAGTGAAGCAAACACCTGGTGAGGACATGAGAAGCAAAGTCAGGCAGGAAGGGACAGAGCTATGGAAAACAATCTGTGTCTCCCACATTCAGGGATGAAGCAGGGTACAGCTGGTTGGGTCCTTAACGGGCAACAAACCCACCCAAAGCTCCAGCACGAGCCAGGAGGGGCTCACACACAGAGGCAGCTCCAGGCCTGACTCTCCCTGGGGACTTTGCCACCAAACTCAGCCCCCAGACAGAGCCTGGTGCCAAGCCCAGGGCTGGTGCAAGCCAGGGGAGCTCAGCCACCAAGACCCACTGGGCAGCATTGCTCCATGCCTCTGAATCCCTAAAAATGTCCCAGTAGAACCCAACGTGCTTCCCCCACTGCCCTATaatccccccaccccccagatGGAGGGCCAGgggtgctgggagctgaggaCTGCTCCTGCATCCTCTGCAGCCCGTGGTTTGCTCGTTGGGAGCCAGGAGGCACCTGGGACCTGCCCAgcccgtgtccccagggtgctctcagcactgctgcaggcacagaacGGTTTCAGGCTGTGTGTTTTGGGGTTGCTGTTGTGTCTCCCcattcctgcagagctgctggaggacaCGGCTCCAGGTCCAATGGTCTGGGGTGCTCATGCACTCCTTGAAAGGAGGGTTGGTTCAGCTGGAGGTGCAGTGGGGGAGAGAGAtccccaggctgggagaggCCTCAGAGACTCCCCCTGGGCTCTGCTTCCCACTGTCACAGGGTCCtgttgatttatttaaaaaatatggatattgatctagtattgatatccaactgtgacagacaaaaactctctaacagtttaaaatTAGAAAGTGTGTGATTATTTGACACCAGGCAGCGTgtgggatcgctcccaaatccacaccgccccttccaggtgattacagagcccttttatccatacaagtattgaatactcaaaatacaaatccatattcatcattttggtacatcccattccccgcttcatatgctaatcacTCTAAAAACCATTCAGCATGTgtggtttgtcccttgaaatgggtcggtgtccctttcatggggaggggtcccaaaatgaggaagtcaatgaagtcttcctcgttctgacctttctaccttttcaatgcgggtatgacaaatgaactcttggtagaactcccattccttgtcttcagttggtttcagaacagaggaggccacaattgtcttatgttcctaaaagctatttatcagtttctatattcttcattataaacccagctaaccaaacattgtgctgacaagcaatcaattattagttaactactaactcctaacttcatcaaggcctactcatttattattcttattttaattaactctagtaaggcttatttctcttagctcctcaaaatctctaaatgccttaaagtttacatttcacTGTGGGGGTCTCTGCACCCTCTTCTGAGCTGGGGGAGGTCTGGGCACCCAGTGAGGGGTGGGGGAACCCCCTGCCCCCCTGGCACCTGACACTGTACAGTGATGGGCAAAGGTTTGGTTCTGTATTTCTCCTCTGCCTCATCACTGCCACCCGTGTGCCACCCCCACCCCGGGACAGAGACCCCCAAGCACCCAAGGCAGGGACCCGTGTTCCCACCAGCCCTGTGatctgtccccgtccctgtgtccctgtccccctgtccctgtcccactgtccctgtccccctgtccccctgtccccctgtccctgtccctgtccccgtccctgtgtccctgtccccctgtactagtccctgttcctgtccctttccctgtccccctgtccccctgtccctgttcctgtcccactgtccctgtccccctgtccccctgtccctgtccctatccctgtccccctgtccccctgtcccagtccctgtccctgtccctctgtccctgtccccctgtaccagtccctgtccctgtccctgtccctgtccctgcccctgtccccctgtccctgtccctgtcccagtccccctgtccctgtccctgtctgtgtccctgtccctgtccctgtccccctgtccccctgtccctgtccctgtcccctgtaccagtccctgtccccctgtccctgtccctgtccctgcccctgtctctgtccctgtccctgtccctgtccccctgtccctgtccctgtccctctgtcccagtccctgtccccccagtccctgtccctgtccctgtccctgcagcagagtcccagggacacccctgtccccagcttcACCCTGGCTGCCTCTCGGGGCACCCGCTCTGGTGCCACCACGTGTCACTcctgtccccacgtccccagaacgccccatcccctccctgggccGTGCCCAGGACCCCTCCATGCCCCAGTTTGTGGCCATTCTGCTGTGACAGGGGTGTCCCTGGGACtctgctggtggcagcagggacCAGGATGGACCCCAGGATGGTGATCAGGATCTTGCTGGTGATGGGAACCGTGGCGGTGACAAGGACCAGGGTGATCCCTGGGACCAGAATGGAGTCCAGGGTGTAGCCAGGGGTCAGAGTGGCCCCTgagacgaactatggcttcttctttggcaacggggcagaaagacagagactttctacaatctcggaatcatcaatacccacagattccgacaccttCCTCCACAAGGTCCACGAGGAGGTAACCCTGCTCTGGGCCTGGGCTCTGGGGCTCAGGGGGCTGCCCTgacccccctgtccccacaggagctgcaggagcacgTCGAGGTGGACACCAGCAAGCCGGACCTGACGGCAGGGACACGgcctcagggagctgccagcagcaggggtTCCCTGCTAGGAGCACCCCCACACCAGGGGAACGGCTGGTCCCGAGGGTGGGAGACAGATGGACATTGGGGAGAGcccccagctcctggagaaggtGGCCATGGAGGAGTCACAGCCCCCTGTGGCCCCCAGAATGAGTccctgcagaggcagctgtggGAGTGGAgatgccctggggacagccagtACCAGGACACGgtggggcagctggaggaggacaGCCACAGCCTCAAGGAGGAGATGGCCCAGCACCTGCAGGACTACCAGGACCTGCTCAACATCAAGCTGGCCCTCAACACTGAGATCACCACGTACCACAAGCTGCTGGAGGGCGAGGAGAGCAGGTGACAGCTCCATCCCGCCCTCACGTCACCCCGGCCATGCCCTAACCAAGCCCAAGTCCTCATGGTCCCTCTGGGGTGTCCAGCTGGGTTGGGGACcatcctccagccctgctgccagagccccaggCTCTTCCCAATGCTCCCATTGCTCCTGCAGGATCACCATCCCTGAGCAGATCCGAGGTGGGGCTGTGCCCCCCCTGTGGGAAGGGGAGCGGGGTGGTGGCACAAACAGGGGTGGCTTCTGGGGGCTGTGTGGCAGGAGAAGCCACCTGAGCCATCTCTGCCCTGTTCAGAGGGATCAGGAATCTCAGGGAATCTCTTggtgctcccagggcagggggaggagggtGCCATGGCCATATCCCCAAGGCTGAACATGTCCCTGAGGCTGATGATGTCCCCAGCACTGATCACATCATCATGTCCTCGATGACAGCCACATCCCTAAGGCCAGCTGTGTTCCTCAGTGACAACTGCATCCCAAAGACAACCCTGTCCCCAGGCTCAGTCACATCCAAAGCCACCCATGTCCCCATGGTCCACAACATCTCCAAGGTGacaaatgtccccagtgtccccacagcccaACTGTGTCCCCAGGACACATCAGATCCTGCAGCCTGCCACATCCCCAaggccagccctgtccctgaggTAGgttgtgtccccagggctgctgtctCTCATGTTCAGGGGTTTCCAGCCCAATCCATTTTCTTTGGGCTTCTCCTCTTGAGTGTGGCTTCTCTGGGGCTGTCCTGATCCCACTGGGTGACTGCCACCAGgatgtccccagcacaggaaaaacCAGAGCTGGGGGGCTCATGGTGAGGGGTGACCCAcagccccatggcaggggaatCTCATGCAGGTGAAAATGGAGAGGAGAGGGgtccagaggaggaggaaggtgtcGGGGCACCCGTGAGGGTCTCACAGCCCAAAGTGCCACCTGCAACCAAGGAGTGACGGGGGAGTCTCACCACTTGGGGGTCACACTGGGAGTCaggagctctggggctgccccacaCACAGTCCCTGCCCCACACAGAGTTAATGCACTAACGCTGCTGCAGCTCGGGGTGAGAATAAAGCTAACAAACACGCTGAGCTCCCATGGCTGTGCCTGCACCCacctctctgcagccagagctgggggatttggggattgtCTGGGTTATGGGGACCTCTGGGAGCCCAAACCAATCCTAATGTTGCAGGAGAAGGGCACAGATACACCCCAGGGCCAACAGCCACGAGGAACTGAGCTGACAggagggggtgcagggacagcacccacagccagcAGTGGGTGGGGTGGGAGAAATCTCCTTCCCAGAATGGGAATCAGGGATCTGCTGGGGTTCTGCACCCTCAAACCAGCTCCTGcctcacacagccccaggctgcagcccctgggaggctgccaGGACTGGCTGCAGCTTTGTGTGGGTTGGAGATCCTGCACATATCAAAAGGTTGAAGGGCCAGAGCATCACTGGGACCCTCGGGGCCCTCCTGGACAAGGGatttctgctgaaatcctcAAGCCACGTCCTCAGAAGGAAATGAGCCTGCTCCATGCAGAGGATTAAGTGTCCACCAAAACCCTGCAGAGCTGTCACAACCTCTGGGGGATGTTTGAGATGACTTTGTCAGGCACAAACATTGACTCCCAACTGTGCTGAGTCAGGGGGAGTTAAAAACACCCCAGCAGCCATTTCTGGAGAAAACCAGATcagtttgaaaaatattttttccttcacgAGTTAAAAAAAAAcgaaaacaaaccaaaaacaacaacaaaaaggtAAGAATTTGTTCCAGCTGAGGAGCTCAAAAGGGACACTGAAGGGTTTGGTACACACATCTCTCAACATGGAAAACAAGGCAAATAAGGGTGAGAAAAGCAAGAATTAATTGGATTAAAATAGTGAGGATGAAGATGATTATGATGATGAAGCTCATGTTTCCATGGTCCCCAGCTGGCCCCTGAGCTCAGCTCTCAGCAGCTCAGGTCACACCATGAACTGGCTGACCTGGAAAGGGTTCCAGTGGGTCCCACAGCCCCATCCTCTGTCACCACTCCCATAATCTCTGCTCCACTGAATTTCTCCAAGTCTTCCCAGCAAACCCCAGGGATTTTGCCTTTCCCAAGGGGTGGGAGCAGCCTGCAGCCTTGCCATCCTCACCCTGAGCCTTGGCACCACTCAAGCAGTGTGCCTGTTCCCTCCAGAGCTGTGCCTGTTGTGCTGGGGCTGTTCTAACATCAAAATGCTCCATCTCATCTTGGGGAACTCCAGGATCTTCTTTTGTTGAAGCCTCCAGTGCTCAGCTGTCATCAGGAGTGCAAAGTTAGGAGGAATGGCACCATAGCAGAGTGCAGGGACACACATGTCCCCTCAAGTGGTGCCACAAGCCCAGTATTCCCACAGCAGGCCTCAGGGATGAACCTGGGCCCTGCCATCAGGTGCCTGCTGGTTTCTCCAGGGCAGGTGGGAGTAGGTGGTTCCAGTCTGCTGGGGCGACTCTGCCATTTGCTGCACTGgcttaggggaaaaaattgacCTGAAATTGTTACTGTCATTGATTACATCTCCTAAAACCCCTCAGTAAATGTGAATGGGGGTGGAAGAGGAAAGGGACTATCTGGGTTTGGATTTCTCCTTCAAAACTACCGCCCTGTTCTCTTTCCCTTGGTTTTCTCCTCATCCAAGAGCCTCTGCCACACCCATCTGTGAGGCCACCCTGCTCACagatcacagcagcacagcctgggagcTGAACTTTATTGTGCAGAACTTGTGCCCTGGGGGGGTGCCAAAGTCAAGCTTTGAGTTTTTTCTGAGCCTCAATCCTGGTGCTCCTGCTCCCTCAGCTGACCTGGTAACACTTCATCAGCTCCACCAGTGTCCTCTCCTCCTCAGTTTCCATGGGATGggcttccctccctgcctcacAGCTGGCCAGGcaatccctgctctgcagcttgCTGAACAAATCCTGGCTgctcttcttctcctcctggcTCAGGAGAGCCACGTTCAGCCCGAAGCGTTTGGTGCCCgccaggctctgcaggagctgaaggaCAGCAGCTCTGTCTCCAGGATGGATGTTCTCTGCCAGCACTGTCAGGAATTCCCCCAGGAGGCCAAAGCCCACATCAGCCTGGAAGATCCTGCCCAAGGCCTCCCCTCCGAGCTCCAGCAAGAATTGGTATTTCTCTGTCCCGCTTTTCAGGCATCTGCGCCAATCCCGGTGAAATTCCGCAGCGGTCCCAGGCAGCTgatccagctcctggaggagaAAGGAAACACTCAGgtccttttgttttgttcccACTTGAAGACTTTGATCCCTTTGATGGACAGCTGAGATGTTTTTAGCAGGGGCTTTGGCAGcacaaggagctgctgagggggaaaaggggaaaatgaggaaatgcCAGGTGCCTTTAACCCTGAGAAACCAGGGAGCTccagggggaaaaggggaaaacaaggaaatgcCAGGTGTCTTTAACCCTGAGAAACCAGGGAGCTccagggggaaaaggggaaaacaaggaaatgcCAGGTGCCTTTAACCCTGAGAAACCAGAGAACTccagggggaaaaggggaaaacaaggaaatgcCAGGTGCCTTTAGCCCTGAGAAACCAGGGAACTccagggggaaaaggggaaaacaaggaaatgcCAGGTGCCTTTAACCCTGAGAAACCAGAGAACTccagggggaaaagggaagtgTGGATGAGGTGTGACACCCAGTGTGAACACAGACTCtctgcacagcactgcctgggaAGGGATCTCAGAGATCAGGAACACTCTGAGCACACACAGGAAAAACCAGGAGTGGCAGAGCAAAGGTGGGAGATGCAAACcccagaaaatgtgaaaaatgtgcAGATGCCCTGTCTGGTACCACTGGCATTGGTGGGGGTCTGCCAGAGCTGAGCTCCAAGTGGCATTCCCAGGTAAAGGAAATCCCATTTGATACCAGCTCTGATGAACTGCTGAGCccagccccgctgggtcaccaACAAacaggctggaggagcagggaaatgtgcagcttttctacAGCCAGGGAACAAAGCAAAGTGACACCAGCTGGGGCTTGGCACAGGTGGAGAAGCTCTGGAGACCTGAGCCTGGTGCTGATGGAACCAGGAGCAGGATTTGCTGCGGGAGATCACTGGTCAGTCCAAAGCAGAACTACTCAGGAGAGTTGCAAAAGATCTTACAATGACACCCAGCATCCTAAACAACCCTCAAGACTGTTTATAAGGCAATCCATGAAATTGCCTTATCATGGGAAACATCCAGTGACCAGGACACTCCAGCATGGCCCACAGCAGGGGTAGGAGGTGACTCCAGCCACAAATGGCTTGGACAGAAAatgtcctgtccctgtttccCACTGCTGAGGGACCCAGTGAGCTGATCAGGCTCAGGCAGGATTAACCCAACCCAGTTCTTTTCCATGATCATTAAATTCCCTGTGCTCAGGGAacctctgcagccagaggctgTCCCAGGGAGGATCCTGGTGCaggcctggctgtccccagccagggacagctcccacagGCTGTGCAGCCACGTCTCCATTcccacagggatggagcagacTCTCCCTGAAGAGGCCCAGCCTGACCCCGTGCTGACCCAAATTCTGCTATTCAAGGGGTTGAATTGTAACTCCTGCATTCCAATTAACACCCAGATGATTCCTGAGTCATTTCCAGCTGTGGATGAGGCCCCAACAGCCTCTCCCTCACCTGTGGGATCTCCACAGCGTGGGCAGgtgctgcctgggctggggctgcacagggaTTCCACAGCACGTTCCTCCTCCGTCCCAGCCTGTCCTTCTTCTCCAGAGGCTTCAGGTGAGAAGCCAGCACAATCTCCCTGAAGGGAACAGAGACAGGAGGGACACATggcaaaagaaaacactttgaGGCTTcaagcagctgctctgagccaATTTCTGACTTTGGGCTGTGTGGATCACCCAAAGGGGTGGACCTGACTAATACAAGGATAAACCAGCTTAAAATCCCTGGGGAATCCCATCAAGATATTTGGGGGAGAAGCCACTTGAAAGTGTTTTCCTGCCCCTCAGGGGTCAGGGGGGAATGAGACAGACATGAATCCATGAATGAACTTGAGCTGGTCCCAGAACGCCTCCCAAGCGTGGTCAGAGTCCTGGATCTGCCTTTGGATCCTGGAGGGAGATGGACCAGGGGAAATGCAGGAgtttggggggcactgggagtgcAGCCCTGCCATGCCAGCCTGCTCACAAGCCCCGGGCACAGCAGTGACAAGccaggcagcaggacaggctgggaagggcacaggggacaccagcacggcctggggctgtggggcagggctgggaatggggaaaagtgacactgccctggggaggggacagtccCTCAGAGCCCGGGGGAGCGCCCAGCCGAGCTCCCGGTTCCTCCCGGGCCGCTCCCCGAGTCCCCGAGCCCCGGACCTGAACTGGCCGTAGTCGGGGACTCCCTGGCGCAGCGCCCGCAGCTTGGCCTCGCcctcccgctgccgccgctcgtCCTCCGCCAGCGCCGCCCGCAGCTCCCGCTCCAGCGCCGGGAACGCTCCGGCGGGATCCATCCCGGGCTGCatccccggctccatccccggcCAGGGCTACAGGGACCCTTCCTGTCGCGACAGCCCCGATCCTATCGCGACAGTCCTGCCTTGGCAGCCCCAAGGGGATGGCCACTAGGAACCACTCCCCAGGCCTGACACACCGCCGGCCCCGGGGCCCCTTGCTGTGTCGCGACAGCCCCGCCGGGTGACGGACAGCGCAGCCCGGGGCCGCTCTCTATCGCGACAGCCCCGCCGGGTGACGAACAGCTCAGCCCGGGGCCGCTCTCTATCGCGACAGCCCCGCCGGGTGACGAACAGCTCAGCCCGGGGCCGCTCTCTATCGCGACAGCCCCGCCGGGTGACGAACAGCTCAGCCCGGGGCCGCTCCCTATCGCGACGGGGCCGCTCTCTATCGCGACAGCGCCGCCAGAGCGCCGGGGCCGCGCAAGgtccccggggctgccccggccgCGCCTGACAGaaccggccccgccgccccgcgcggCCCCGCTCGCCCCGCGGCCCTCGGGACGCTCCGGAACCGGTCCCGACCCGGTTCCGACCCGGCTCCGGACTCACCCGGCGCTCCTccggggggcgcggggctggCGGCGGGCGCGGAACGCTCTGTGGCGACAGGCGGCGAGGGCAGCCCGGGGCCCTTCGGCAGCGGCGGCGCCGGCGAGAGcagcggcgggagcggagccggAGCAGGTGAGGGAGAGCGGggccgggaacgggaacgggaccgggagCGGTGGGGGTGAGAGAGAGCGGGGCCGagaccgggaacgggaacgggaccGGTGAGGGAGAGcgggaccgggaacgggaccggTGAGGGTGAGGGAGAGCGGGGccgggaacgggaccgggaccggTGAGGGAGAGGGAGAGCGGGGCCGGGAACGGGACTGGGACCGGTGAGGGTGAGCGGGGCCAGGACCGGGACCAGTGAGGGAGAGCGGGGccgggaacgggaccgggaacgggaTCGGGATTGGGACCGCTGAGGGTGAGGGAgagcgggaccgggaccgggactggGACCGGTGAGGGTGAAGGAGAGCGGggccgggaacgggaacgggaccggtgagggagagggagagcggggccgggaccgggcCGAAGCTGCGGACAGGGCCGGGCCCCCGTGGCCTGAGGCGGTTCCGTCACGGCCCTGAGGCGGTTCCGTCACGGCCCTGAGGCGGTTCCGTCACGGCCCTGAGGCGGTTCTGTCACGGCCCGCAGTCCCTGTGCCCACACCGATCCTCTCCCGCCCCCCAGCATGGACACCGACCTGTACGACGAGTTTGGGAACTACATCGGGCCCGAGCTGGACTCGGACGATGACGACGACGAGCTGGGCCGAGAGGCCAAAGACCTGGACGAGGTGAGGCGGGGCAAAGAGCCCCGGGGCTGGCGGGGTTTGTCCTGCCCGGGGCCGGTGGGGTTTGTcccgccccggggccggcggggTTTGTCCTGCCCCGGGGCTGGCGGGGTTTGTCCtgcccggggccggcggggTTTGTCCTGTTCCCAGGACAcctctgtggctgctggggctgcactgggggTCCCTGGCTCGGGGGTGACCCCAGGCCTGTCCCCTCGGGGGGTCCCACAGCCACTCAGGGCAAGCCTTGGTTGCAGCTGGAGGATGATGACGATGACGATGACATGGGGGAGCACGATGAGGAGCACCCCGGGATGGAGGTGGTGCTGCACGAGGACAAGAAGTACTACCCCACGGCAGAGGAGGTCTATGGGCCTGAGGTGGAGACCATCGTGCAGGAGGAGGACACACAGCCACTCACCGGTGAgtggggaggagctggagggaggagaaggctCTTAATGGATCCTTGGAAAGGGGAAATaatatttccttctcttctgcccATTTGGAGCCCCCTCATAACCTCAGGAACTCTGTCTGCTGTGTGCAGATTTGGGCATTTGTGGTTTTTGCAAACCCAAACAAAGGTACCTTGGAAGAGCAGGAATCAGCAGAGATGGGAAAGCTGTTTAAGGGAGAAGTGATGCAGTTAAGTGATCTCCTTTGACCCCTGTACACTGGAATGGCTCAGCTGGAAGTGACCATCTCCTGCAGCCTTGACAAACAGCTGAGAGAATCTGTCAGCCAGAAAACTGAGGAGTTGTCAGCTGAAGTCCCCATTCCAGGGGCCATTCCTGGTTCAGGGGCTCTGGGAACAGTTTGTTGTTGTGTCTCTTGTTTCAGAGCCCATTATCAAACCTGTGAAAAC contains the following coding sequences:
- the DNAAF19 gene encoding dynein axonemal assembly factor 19; protein product: MEPGMQPGMDPAGAFPALERELRAALAEDERRQREGEAKLRALRQGVPDYGQFREIVLASHLKPLEKKDRLGRRRNVLWNPCAAPAQAAPAHAVEIPQELDQLPGTAAEFHRDWRRCLKSGTEKYQFLLELGGEALGRIFQADVGFGLLGEFLTVLAENIHPGDRAAVLQLLQSLAGTKRFGLNVALLSQEEKKSSQDLFSKLQSRDCLASCEAGREAHPMETEEERTLVELMKCYQVS
- the FAM187A gene encoding Ig-like V-type domain-containing protein FAM187A, which codes for MGTKLLGATILLSLVDVLQAFAIEKKGDVFKKTACPAFLIFENVAYLADMTFELPCKCKPEEVSSVVWYFQKNLHSHETTVLTDFNGTVIVDSSHVRAGSDLLKRFSIRVFSLIVFRAQLGDSGHYLCGTKEGLFFYGYDVDVQPSRQIAVAFLDKDQHVQEDYAGKEFTLFTTFWDWSGCDRCGVRGEQRRIGLCYVQSALLKPRYRTALPNVTSCGSSAVPAPFQRLTRLRSPEVAIRSCLAPCPEREVPEEGVQSISNIIYKLGEKPELPRVPIQYHRQPPRSDLVIRCPGARPEHAVAWDKGSVRLYRSRYLLGVRKHMRLFIDHGNHLHLQRLRRRDKATYFCWRQGELVAGFQLTVTFQPRRQRSPADPESVFVMRAVGISFAIIIGIFFLIHLSHWSSQVFRKVAKS